The Zobellia alginiliquefaciens genome contains a region encoding:
- a CDS encoding riboflavin synthase subunit beta — protein sequence MGMLSKFTRLKRSKKFEYNPRYYDDKGKGSPFKIEPKFDQYRTTLNPSRGLKNKFGSAMSDIKRKGDTNLKIRMGVILAILVLIVLYIIDFDLSIFLPK from the coding sequence ATGGGAATGCTAAGTAAATTTACACGCTTAAAGCGAAGCAAGAAGTTTGAATACAATCCTCGTTATTATGACGATAAGGGCAAGGGCAGTCCGTTTAAAATTGAACCAAAATTCGACCAATACAGAACTACGCTTAACCCATCAAGGGGTCTAAAGAATAAGTTTGGTAGTGCAATGTCAGATATAAAAAGGAAAGGCGATACCAATCTAAAAATACGGATGGGCGTCATTCTAGCCATTTTAGTTCTTATAGTCCTTTACATAATCGATTTTGACCTCTCTATATTCTTACCAAAATAA
- the ribH gene encoding 6,7-dimethyl-8-ribityllumazine synthase, with the protein MATANKNLSVYDKTKIPNAKDLRFGIVVSEWNTEITEGLYSGAIETLLDCGALESNILRWDVPGSFELTFGCKKMANTQNVDAVIAIGNVIQGETKHFDFVCSATAQGIKDLNVLLDTPVIFCVLTDNNIEQSRERSGGKHGNKGTEAAIAAIQMAVLGK; encoded by the coding sequence ATGGCTACGGCAAATAAAAATTTATCAGTTTACGATAAGACAAAAATCCCAAATGCGAAAGACCTTCGGTTTGGGATTGTTGTTTCTGAGTGGAATACAGAAATTACGGAAGGACTATATTCCGGAGCTATTGAAACGCTTCTAGATTGTGGTGCACTGGAGTCCAATATCCTCCGCTGGGATGTTCCAGGGAGTTTTGAACTAACTTTTGGATGCAAAAAAATGGCAAACACACAAAATGTTGATGCCGTTATAGCTATTGGAAACGTTATTCAAGGTGAGACCAAGCATTTTGATTTTGTTTGTAGTGCTACGGCACAAGGCATCAAAGACTTGAACGTGCTATTGGATACCCCCGTTATTTTTTGCGTATTAACGGACAATAACATTGAACAGTCTAGAGAACGTAGTGGCGGTAAACATGGTAACAAAGGTACCGAAGCTGCAATCGCTGCTATTCAAATGGCTGTTTTAGGTAAATAA
- a CDS encoding tetratricopeptide repeat protein yields MATYKKRGFKPKDKVEEQEFTEQESATAEVFSTLDESASKTEAWVASNQNYILGIIGVIAVGVLGYLAYAQFVEKPKEASAANEMYYPQQYFDQALNSPTAKDSLYNLALNGAEGKYGFLDIIEEYSGTKAANLANYSAGMAFLNMQKYQEAISHLEDFSSEDDILGALAKGGLGDAFMQLGQPEDALGYYDKAISHSNNNYTAPKFLYKAGVTALELNQNDKALTYFQKIKDEYSSSDEARSIDAFIGMAKTSN; encoded by the coding sequence ATGGCAACATACAAGAAGCGGGGATTTAAACCAAAAGATAAGGTTGAAGAGCAAGAGTTTACAGAACAAGAAAGCGCGACTGCGGAAGTCTTTAGTACGTTAGACGAAAGTGCTTCAAAAACCGAAGCTTGGGTAGCCAGTAACCAGAACTATATTCTGGGTATCATTGGCGTTATTGCTGTTGGCGTACTTGGGTATTTAGCTTACGCCCAGTTTGTAGAGAAGCCTAAAGAGGCCAGTGCTGCAAATGAAATGTATTACCCACAGCAATATTTTGATCAAGCCCTTAACAGTCCAACGGCAAAAGATTCTTTATACAATCTTGCTTTGAACGGTGCTGAAGGAAAATATGGCTTTCTAGATATTATAGAAGAGTACAGTGGCACCAAGGCAGCTAACCTAGCGAATTACTCTGCTGGTATGGCCTTTTTGAACATGCAAAAATACCAGGAAGCCATTTCCCATCTTGAAGACTTCAGCTCTGAAGATGATATCCTTGGCGCTTTGGCAAAAGGTGGCCTTGGCGATGCTTTTATGCAATTAGGACAACCGGAAGACGCTTTAGGGTACTATGATAAAGCTATATCCCATAGCAACAACAACTACACAGCTCCTAAATTTTTGTACAAAGCTGGTGTTACAGCTTTAGAGTTGAACCAAAACGACAAAGCGCTAACTTATTTTCAAAAAATTAAAGACGAGTATTCATCTTCGGATGAAGCACGTTCTATAGATGCTTTTATAGGAATGGCTAAAACCTCCAATTAA
- the recF gene encoding DNA replication/repair protein RecF (All proteins in this family for which functions are known are DNA-binding proteins that assist the filamentation of RecA onto DNA for the initiation of recombination or recombinational repair.) has product MFLKKLSLINYKNFDSKDLELDKKINCMVGPNGVGKTNVLDAVYHLSFGKSYFNPVSTQNIKHDEDFFVIEGEFQKDEREEKVVCSLKRGAKKIIKRNGKTYDRLSDHIGLLPLVIISPADRDLIIEGSDTRRKFIDGVISQSDKEYLQDLIKYNKVLAQRNSLLKYFAANHTFNKDTLAVYNEQLNDYGTKIFDKRVAFLEDFIPIFKEQYIAISGGHEEVALRYESKLLNEDLLSLLEKSVEKDKALQYTSVGIHKDDLGFEISGHPIKKFGSQGQQKSFLIALKFAQFQFIKARSKTTPILLLDDIFDKLDEHRVSHIVALVNNENFGQIFISDTHAERTEEVVKQIHQTYKLFKL; this is encoded by the coding sequence ATGTTTTTAAAGAAATTATCCCTTATTAATTACAAAAATTTTGATTCAAAGGATTTAGAGCTTGATAAAAAAATCAATTGCATGGTGGGGCCGAACGGAGTAGGGAAGACCAATGTGTTGGATGCCGTATACCATCTTTCCTTTGGTAAGAGTTATTTTAACCCGGTTTCTACACAAAACATAAAGCACGATGAAGACTTTTTTGTGATCGAGGGCGAGTTTCAAAAAGATGAACGAGAAGAGAAAGTGGTCTGCAGCTTAAAAAGGGGAGCCAAAAAAATTATTAAGCGTAATGGCAAGACGTATGATCGATTGTCCGATCATATAGGTTTACTGCCATTGGTGATAATTTCTCCGGCAGACCGAGACCTTATTATTGAGGGGAGTGATACAAGACGGAAGTTTATAGACGGAGTCATTTCCCAATCCGATAAAGAGTACCTCCAAGACCTTATAAAGTATAATAAGGTGTTGGCACAAAGAAATTCGCTTTTAAAATATTTTGCGGCCAACCATACCTTTAATAAAGATACCCTTGCGGTGTACAATGAGCAATTGAATGATTATGGGACCAAGATTTTTGATAAGCGCGTTGCTTTTCTAGAGGATTTCATTCCTATTTTTAAAGAACAATATATTGCCATTTCTGGAGGGCATGAAGAAGTTGCATTGCGTTATGAAAGTAAATTGCTAAATGAAGACTTATTGAGTCTTTTGGAAAAGTCCGTTGAAAAGGATAAAGCCTTGCAGTATACATCGGTTGGGATACATAAAGATGATTTGGGGTTTGAAATTTCGGGACATCCTATAAAAAAATTTGGGAGCCAAGGGCAACAGAAATCATTTTTGATCGCCCTAAAATTTGCCCAATTTCAGTTTATAAAGGCCCGATCTAAAACAACACCTATTTTATTACTGGATGATATTTTTGATAAATTAGACGAACATCGAGTGTCACATATTGTAGCTTTGGTGAACAATGAGAATTTTGGACAGATTTTCATTAGTGATACACATGCGGAACGTACGGAAGAGGTTGTAAAACAGATCCATCAAACGTATAAACTGTTCAAATTATAA
- a CDS encoding DUF721 domain-containing protein codes for MAKRRNENLNMSQALNEFIKENRLQKGMDKVDAREAWRNLMGNGVNNYTTDIELRGDTLFVALSSSVLREELSLGKSKIIRMLNEDLGKELVTKLVLR; via the coding sequence ATGGCAAAGAGAAGAAATGAGAACTTGAATATGAGTCAAGCCTTGAATGAATTCATCAAGGAGAATAGGCTGCAAAAAGGAATGGATAAGGTAGATGCGCGGGAAGCCTGGCGTAATCTAATGGGGAACGGTGTAAATAACTACACCACGGATATTGAACTTAGGGGAGATACGCTTTTTGTAGCGTTATCGTCTTCCGTACTTAGAGAGGAGCTGAGTCTTGGCAAATCAAAAATTATTAGAATGCTCAATGAAGATTTGGGTAAGGAGCTTGTTACAAAACTGGTATTAAGATAA
- a CDS encoding nucleoside-diphosphate kinase translates to MTTNRTFTMIKPDAVENGHIGAILEKITSAGFKIVAMKYTQLSTRDAQEFYAVHSERPFYGELVEFMSRGPIVAAILEKDNAVEDFRALIGATNPAEAAEGTIRKLFASNIAENAVHGSDSDENAAIEGSFHFAGREIF, encoded by the coding sequence ATGACAACGAACAGAACATTTACGATGATCAAACCGGATGCGGTTGAAAACGGCCACATTGGTGCCATTCTGGAAAAAATAACTTCCGCAGGTTTCAAAATCGTAGCCATGAAGTATACACAATTGAGCACAAGAGATGCACAAGAGTTCTACGCCGTTCACAGTGAGCGTCCATTTTACGGAGAATTGGTAGAGTTTATGAGCCGTGGTCCTATTGTTGCCGCTATTTTAGAAAAAGACAATGCAGTTGAAGATTTTCGCGCATTGATCGGGGCTACAAACCCAGCTGAAGCAGCAGAAGGTACTATTAGAAAATTATTTGCTTCCAATATTGCAGAAAATGCGGTTCACGGATCAGATAGTGATGAAAATGCAGCTATAGAAGGTTCTTTCCACTTTGCTGGAAGAGAAATTTTCTAA
- a CDS encoding alkaline phosphatase D family protein: MLNKYLAFCFVCLIAACKTKEQTTQTIKNEITAPTFTTDFTLAFGSCNKQNETNSLWDDILKSQPDVWVWGGDNIYADTGNMKRLRNMYAQQNAIEGYKKLKNQVPVIGTWDDHDYGLNDGGVEFDKKKESQQEFLDFMGVDKNDPRRKQEGVYASHTYNTPNGSIKVLVLDTRYFRTALTPDIGSTKRTKPNEYGEGTVLGETQWNWLATELNSSKADFNILISSIQILSNEHGFETWGNFPHEVDRLEKLILDSNAEGVILLSGDRHISEFSKTEISGLTYPIIDFTSSGLTHTYTKFSGEPNPFRVGEVVSTKSFGLIKFNFKTKETQMQMMGNDLKVLGELHQTY; encoded by the coding sequence ATGCTCAATAAGTATTTGGCCTTTTGTTTCGTTTGTTTAATCGCTGCTTGTAAGACCAAGGAACAAACCACACAGACCATTAAAAATGAAATAACGGCCCCAACATTTACAACAGACTTTACATTAGCCTTTGGTTCTTGTAACAAACAAAACGAAACCAATTCGCTCTGGGACGATATTCTAAAATCCCAACCGGATGTTTGGGTTTGGGGCGGTGACAATATCTATGCCGATACCGGCAACATGAAGCGGCTAAGAAATATGTACGCACAACAAAATGCAATTGAAGGTTATAAAAAACTAAAGAACCAAGTACCTGTAATTGGTACGTGGGACGATCATGATTATGGCCTGAACGACGGCGGTGTAGAATTTGATAAAAAGAAGGAGAGCCAACAAGAGTTTTTAGATTTTATGGGGGTAGATAAAAATGACCCTAGGAGAAAACAAGAAGGCGTGTACGCTTCTCACACTTACAACACTCCCAACGGAAGCATTAAAGTATTAGTTTTGGACACCCGGTACTTTAGAACGGCCTTGACACCCGATATAGGTAGTACTAAACGCACCAAGCCCAACGAATACGGAGAAGGTACCGTTTTAGGTGAAACCCAATGGAATTGGCTAGCAACGGAACTAAACAGTTCAAAAGCAGATTTTAATATTTTGATCAGTAGTATTCAAATACTATCCAATGAACATGGTTTTGAAACTTGGGGCAACTTTCCGCATGAAGTAGATAGACTTGAAAAACTGATACTTGATTCTAATGCAGAAGGTGTAATTCTTTTATCAGGTGACCGACATATCTCCGAATTCTCAAAAACCGAGATATCAGGATTAACATATCCTATAATTGATTTTACAAGCAGCGGATTAACACATACCTATACCAAATTCAGTGGCGAACCTAATCCTTTTAGGGTTGGAGAAGTAGTTTCAACCAAAAGCTTTGGACTAATTAAATTCAATTTTAAAACTAAAGAGACGCAAATGCAAATGATGGGTAATGATTTAAAAGTTCTAGGAGAGTTACATCAAACCTATTAA
- a CDS encoding DHH family phosphoesterase — protein sequence MNLESIEAVKQLLSQPQKIVIVPHKNPDGDAIGSTLALCHYLLDRGQEAVIVAPNDYPKFLKWMPGNENILNFEKHNSQAKEKIAEATVVFTLDFNHLGRIGQMQAVLEDLTVPFIMIDHHQAPSDYAKIMYSDVSMSSTCEMVYNFIEFLGDVDKITADIANCLYTGIMTDTGSFKFRSTTGRTHRIIADLIDRGAENTQIHHRVYDTNTPGRLHLLGCALKNMVIHDQYRTTYITLSQDELDTYKYQKGDTEGFVNYGLTLEGIIFAVIFIENKEEGIIKISFRSIGDFNVNEFARTYFNGGGHNNAAGGKSDRSLEETAVYFESLLENYKDQLQA from the coding sequence ATGAATTTGGAGTCTATAGAAGCGGTAAAGCAACTACTTTCCCAACCGCAAAAAATCGTAATCGTACCACATAAAAACCCTGATGGTGATGCCATTGGTTCAACTTTAGCGCTATGTCATTACCTTCTTGATAGGGGGCAAGAGGCCGTTATTGTCGCGCCCAATGATTATCCTAAGTTTTTAAAATGGATGCCCGGCAACGAGAATATATTGAATTTCGAAAAACATAACAGTCAAGCTAAGGAGAAGATAGCCGAAGCAACGGTAGTTTTTACGTTAGATTTCAATCATTTGGGAAGAATAGGTCAAATGCAGGCTGTTTTGGAGGATTTGACAGTTCCGTTTATAATGATAGACCATCATCAGGCACCGTCGGATTATGCAAAGATAATGTACTCAGATGTTTCAATGAGTTCTACTTGTGAAATGGTGTATAATTTCATTGAGTTTTTGGGTGATGTGGATAAAATAACGGCAGATATAGCAAATTGTCTGTATACGGGTATTATGACGGATACAGGCTCGTTTAAATTTAGGTCTACTACCGGTAGAACGCACCGTATTATTGCCGATTTAATAGATAGGGGTGCCGAGAACACGCAGATACATCACCGTGTTTATGATACGAATACCCCAGGAAGGTTACACCTTTTAGGGTGTGCCCTAAAGAACATGGTTATTCATGATCAGTACAGAACGACCTATATAACGTTAAGTCAAGATGAACTCGATACCTATAAGTATCAAAAAGGAGATACGGAAGGTTTTGTCAATTACGGACTTACTCTTGAAGGTATTATCTTTGCTGTTATTTTTATAGAAAATAAAGAAGAAGGAATAATAAAAATATCCTTTAGGTCTATAGGGGATTTCAACGTAAATGAATTTGCTAGGACCTATTTTAATGGCGGTGGACACAACAATGCCGCTGGTGGTAAAAGTGATAGGTCACTAGAGGAAACAGCGGTTTATTTTGAGTCACTTTTAGAAAATTATAAAGATCAATTACAGGCATGA
- the gldI gene encoding gliding motility-associated peptidyl-prolyl isomerase GldI, with amino-acid sequence MRILSLIFLMALVGCGGPEARRPVEVKSGSFFKQSVKRSKELLAKEEKLMQEVMANDTLHEYTHSASGSWFYYDEKNEDANYTPQPDDLVVMTYNIVSLRNDTIYSADDIGTLTYKVDKQDLFPGLRNSVKMLKEGETATFLFPSSLGYGYHGDNDRIGINVPFKVTLSIFKIEKENELIE; translated from the coding sequence ATGAGAATCTTAAGTCTTATTTTTTTAATGGCACTTGTGGGCTGTGGAGGTCCAGAGGCTAGAAGACCTGTTGAAGTTAAGTCAGGCAGTTTTTTTAAGCAATCCGTTAAGCGGAGTAAAGAACTTTTGGCAAAAGAAGAAAAGTTAATGCAAGAGGTAATGGCCAATGATACTTTGCATGAATATACACATTCCGCTAGTGGGTCATGGTTTTACTATGACGAAAAGAACGAAGATGCAAATTATACCCCACAGCCAGATGATTTAGTGGTGATGACTTACAATATTGTTAGCCTAAGGAACGATACTATTTACAGTGCGGATGATATAGGTACGTTAACATATAAAGTAGACAAGCAAGATTTATTCCCAGGTTTAAGAAATAGTGTAAAGATGTTAAAAGAAGGGGAAACAGCTACTTTTTTGTTTCCTTCATCTTTAGGATATGGATATCATGGAGATAATGATAGGATAGGTATTAATGTACCCTTTAAGGTTACATTATCTATTTTTAAAATCGAAAAAGAAAACGAGTTAATTGAATAA
- a CDS encoding peptidylprolyl isomerase, which yields MKKIYYLLTLVVLLSSCKSQYAELGDGVFADIHTSKGDIIIKLEYEKTPVTVANFISLAEGDSPFVTDSLKGKKYYDGLIFHRVIKDFMIQGGDPTGTGRGNPGYKFKDEFNDSLVHDKKGILSMANSGAKTNGSQFFITHKETPFLNGRHTVFGHVVEGLDVVDSIATTEVSQDPMTKDRPVVDVVMNTVEIVRNGKTAKKFDAVQVMSDYFAEEEAKIAAFEKMKTDFKASLEGQKQEAKELPSGLKILTLKEGEGEKPSIGSQVLVYYAGFLEDGTLFDSNYEDVATKYNKFDARRKQGGGYEPIPMEYSPDAGLIAGFKEGLLNMKVGDKVRIFIPSHLGYGPQGTGPIPPSADLVFDLEITGIAE from the coding sequence ATGAAAAAAATCTATTACTTATTGACCCTAGTGGTTTTGTTGTCTAGTTGTAAAAGTCAATATGCCGAATTAGGTGATGGCGTATTTGCTGATATCCATACTAGCAAAGGTGATATTATTATTAAATTAGAATACGAGAAAACACCAGTTACGGTGGCTAACTTTATTTCCTTAGCGGAAGGCGATAGCCCATTTGTTACGGATAGCTTAAAAGGGAAGAAATATTATGACGGACTTATTTTTCACAGGGTCATTAAGGATTTTATGATTCAAGGAGGGGATCCAACGGGTACGGGACGTGGTAATCCAGGCTACAAGTTTAAAGATGAGTTTAATGACTCTTTGGTGCATGATAAAAAAGGAATTTTGTCTATGGCAAATTCAGGTGCTAAAACCAATGGTAGTCAATTTTTTATTACGCATAAGGAAACTCCATTTTTAAATGGAAGACACACAGTTTTCGGTCATGTAGTTGAAGGTTTGGATGTAGTTGATTCTATAGCTACTACAGAGGTTTCTCAAGACCCGATGACCAAAGATAGACCGGTAGTGGATGTAGTAATGAATACTGTTGAGATCGTTCGTAATGGAAAAACAGCTAAAAAGTTTGATGCCGTTCAGGTAATGAGCGATTATTTTGCGGAAGAAGAAGCGAAGATTGCTGCCTTTGAGAAAATGAAAACCGACTTTAAAGCTAGTCTTGAGGGACAAAAACAAGAGGCCAAGGAGTTACCAAGCGGACTGAAAATACTAACACTAAAAGAAGGTGAAGGAGAAAAGCCATCTATAGGTAGTCAAGTACTTGTGTATTATGCAGGTTTCTTGGAAGACGGAACTTTATTTGATAGCAACTATGAAGATGTTGCTACTAAGTATAATAAATTTGATGCAAGAAGAAAGCAAGGTGGAGGTTACGAGCCAATACCCATGGAATATAGTCCTGATGCGGGTTTAATAGCCGGTTTTAAAGAAGGTCTTTTAAATATGAAGGTTGGAGATAAAGTAAGAATCTTTATTCCTTCTCATTTAGGATATGGACCACAAGGAACAGGGCCGATACCTCCTAGTGCAGATTTGGTTTTTGATCTTGAAATTACCGGAATAGCCGAGTAA
- a CDS encoding DUF805 domain-containing protein translates to MNWYLKVLQNYAGFEGRARRKEYWMFFLFNILISYGLQIVAVVIDVPALLFLSLIYSLGVLIPGIAVGVRRMHDVGKSGWFILVPIYNLILACTDSEEGDNQYGPNPKSEEQASLQKV, encoded by the coding sequence ATGAATTGGTACTTAAAAGTATTGCAAAACTATGCCGGATTTGAAGGCCGCGCCAGAAGAAAAGAATATTGGATGTTCTTTTTGTTCAACATCTTAATTTCTTACGGTTTACAAATTGTAGCTGTAGTAATAGATGTGCCAGCACTTCTATTTTTATCGCTTATTTACTCATTAGGGGTATTAATTCCCGGTATTGCCGTGGGTGTACGAAGAATGCATGATGTTGGTAAAAGCGGATGGTTCATACTTGTACCTATTTACAATCTTATTTTGGCATGTACGGATAGTGAGGAAGGAGACAACCAATATGGTCCAAACCCAAAAAGTGAAGAACAAGCTAGCTTACAGAAAGTATAG
- a CDS encoding aminoacyl-histidine dipeptidase: protein MNEAIRELQPKEVWNKFADLNAVPRPSKKEERVIEFMLNFGKSLNLETFKDHVGNVIIRKPASKGMEDRITVTLQSHLDMVHQKNNDTVFDFENQGIEMFIQEDWVKAKGTTLGADNGMGVAAIMALLQSSEITHPAIEALFTIDEETGMTGAMGLEGGVLKGDILLNLDTEEDDELDIGCAGGIDITATRSYNEKTAPRATTAYEIKVNGLKGGHSGIEIHKGLGNANKIMNRILYTVSNSFMLRISEIDGGSLRNAIPRESVAKIVILKTQSDAFESSVKELTQTIQKELSVIEPNLQVTLETTKLPKTVMGLGAQERLLQGVYAAHNGVYAMSAAIPDLVETSNNVARVLVKNGKAKIGCLTRSSVDSAKMDLGNALKSTFELARFDVEFSGTYPGWTPNADSKILKVAEEKYITLFGEKPKVAACHAGLECGILGQNYPEMDMISFGPTILGAHSPDERVSISSVQKFWKFLLNILEDIPKK, encoded by the coding sequence ATGAACGAAGCTATAAGAGAATTACAACCCAAGGAGGTCTGGAATAAATTTGCAGATTTGAATGCCGTACCACGTCCGTCCAAAAAAGAGGAACGTGTTATAGAATTCATGTTAAACTTTGGGAAGTCACTCAATCTTGAAACTTTTAAAGACCATGTGGGCAATGTCATCATAAGAAAGCCCGCAAGTAAAGGTATGGAAGATAGAATTACCGTAACCTTACAGTCGCATTTAGATATGGTACATCAAAAAAACAATGACACTGTTTTTGATTTTGAGAACCAGGGGATTGAGATGTTCATACAAGAAGATTGGGTAAAGGCAAAAGGCACCACCCTTGGTGCGGATAATGGTATGGGAGTGGCGGCTATTATGGCCTTGCTACAAAGTTCTGAGATTACGCATCCAGCTATAGAGGCACTTTTTACTATTGATGAAGAAACCGGAATGACCGGTGCTATGGGACTAGAAGGAGGCGTTCTTAAAGGCGATATTTTATTAAACCTGGATACCGAGGAAGATGACGAATTAGATATAGGTTGTGCCGGCGGTATAGATATTACTGCCACCAGAAGTTATAATGAAAAAACAGCACCTCGTGCAACCACTGCTTATGAAATAAAAGTAAACGGCCTAAAAGGAGGTCACAGCGGCATTGAAATACATAAAGGTCTTGGTAATGCCAACAAGATAATGAACAGGATTCTATATACCGTTTCCAACTCATTTATGCTACGTATTTCTGAAATAGATGGAGGTAGTCTAAGAAATGCTATCCCAAGAGAAAGCGTAGCTAAGATCGTAATACTAAAAACTCAAAGTGATGCTTTTGAGAGTTCCGTAAAAGAACTAACTCAAACCATTCAAAAAGAATTGAGTGTTATTGAACCTAACCTACAAGTGACCCTTGAAACGACAAAATTACCAAAAACAGTGATGGGGCTTGGAGCTCAAGAACGTTTGCTGCAAGGTGTTTATGCCGCACATAACGGGGTTTATGCAATGAGCGCCGCAATACCGGATTTGGTAGAAACGTCTAACAACGTTGCTAGGGTTTTGGTAAAAAATGGAAAGGCCAAAATAGGATGCCTTACCCGTTCTTCCGTTGATTCCGCAAAAATGGATTTAGGTAATGCTTTAAAATCTACATTTGAATTAGCTCGTTTTGATGTTGAATTTAGTGGCACCTACCCTGGGTGGACACCAAATGCAGATTCTAAAATTCTTAAAGTTGCAGAAGAGAAGTACATTACTCTTTTTGGAGAAAAGCCAAAAGTAGCGGCATGCCATGCTGGGTTGGAATGTGGGATTTTAGGTCAAAACTATCCTGAAATGGATATGATAAGTTTTGGTCCTACAATTTTAGGAGCGCACTCACCAGATGAACGCGTGAGTATTTCCTCGGTACAGAAATTCTGGAAATTCCTTTTAAACATCCTAGAAGATATTCCTAAAAAATAA
- a CDS encoding DUF3810 domain-containing protein: MKNKLRNGIALSLLPQILIVAWLGGNPEIVETYYSNGIYPVISQFFRILFGWVPFSVGEIIYVLLIVLGIRYVYVNRLKIKKRPLEFLRNIVVVLSVFYLTFNLVWGLNYYRKPIAENFAIRDSVTTEEVVDLAEKLVVKTNRLQFELTSDSTKRVQVPYTGNEIFDKTEQGYKQLEGEVPLLKYKHRSLKKSMFSSLASYMGIGGYLNPFTNEAQVNALTPVFRFPVVSGHEVGHQVGYSKENETNFIGYLVTVKNKDRYFQYSASAYALSHCLSAIRRSDKAKFDELYAKVNLGVQENYRELYEHNMEYINPFEPIFKSIFNTFLKANQQKDGIKSYSKIVELMVGYHEKYPI; this comes from the coding sequence TTGAAAAACAAATTAAGAAATGGTATTGCATTAAGTCTACTTCCACAAATTCTAATAGTGGCTTGGCTTGGTGGTAACCCGGAAATTGTAGAAACATATTATAGTAATGGTATCTACCCGGTAATTAGTCAGTTTTTTAGAATTCTCTTTGGATGGGTTCCTTTTTCGGTTGGTGAAATTATTTACGTACTACTCATTGTTCTCGGTATTAGGTATGTGTATGTGAACCGATTGAAAATTAAAAAACGACCTCTTGAATTTTTGCGAAATATAGTGGTTGTCCTGTCCGTGTTTTATTTGACTTTCAATCTGGTTTGGGGATTGAATTATTATAGAAAACCAATTGCTGAGAACTTTGCCATCCGGGATAGCGTTACTACGGAAGAGGTGGTAGACCTTGCGGAGAAATTAGTTGTCAAAACAAACCGACTTCAATTTGAATTGACCTCGGATAGCACCAAGAGAGTGCAAGTACCCTATACCGGTAATGAAATTTTTGATAAGACGGAACAAGGATACAAGCAATTAGAGGGTGAGGTGCCCCTGCTAAAATATAAACATCGTAGTCTAAAAAAATCAATGTTCAGTTCATTGGCCAGTTATATGGGAATTGGAGGATACTTAAATCCGTTCACGAACGAAGCGCAGGTAAATGCACTAACTCCAGTATTTCGGTTTCCCGTGGTAAGTGGGCATGAGGTTGGACATCAAGTAGGATACTCTAAAGAGAATGAAACCAATTTTATTGGGTATTTGGTAACCGTAAAAAATAAGGACCGCTATTTTCAATATTCGGCTTCAGCTTACGCGCTAAGTCATTGTTTAAGTGCGATACGGCGTTCGGACAAGGCTAAATTTGATGAGTTGTATGCGAAAGTTAATCTTGGAGTGCAGGAGAATTACCGGGAACTTTATGAGCATAATATGGAGTACATAAATCCTTTTGAACCTATTTTTAAATCTATCTTTAATACCTTTTTAAAAGCAAATCAGCAAAAAGATGGTATTAAAAGTTATAGCAAAATCGTAGAATTAATGGTTGGGTATCACGAAAAATATCCAATTTAA